From Paenibacillus polymyxa, the proteins below share one genomic window:
- a CDS encoding acyltransferase, with the protein MSQKERISEVALLRGLSFAAVVLQHSVAHYAVAQGARIQDGVVMTLLLLCAKFAVPVFVFITGIVLFYNYDGALKYGTFLRKRFMDIIVPYIIWSLLYELGNQLAQGGGLIHPLDFVQKLFNGKSSYHLWYIVMIIQCYVLFPVFRYAVRRLSALLPSTWRPTALAGFGVLYILLMFAVGPVYQVMDQLQLPVISSWFTIYADRNVIYFFFYFILGAAAGMNIKRWNAWVIKAQLVYWPLFIVITGYLLYEMIGQFQTPRGTILSFNYLSLLRPVMAVYCITSIFVAYRIATWIAHKGGRAARVLTAIGTLSYGAYLMHAFMLRATYYFDSALFADWSHVLRTLASFVLCMIFSIAGTWVLAHLPLGKWIVGLRIRPRPGGSPPAIQKQA; encoded by the coding sequence ATGAGTCAAAAAGAGAGAATTTCCGAAGTTGCTTTGCTGAGAGGACTGTCTTTTGCAGCCGTTGTTCTTCAGCATTCCGTCGCACACTATGCGGTTGCGCAGGGGGCGCGTATCCAGGACGGAGTTGTGATGACACTATTACTACTGTGTGCCAAATTTGCAGTGCCTGTGTTTGTGTTTATTACTGGAATTGTGCTATTTTACAATTATGATGGAGCCTTAAAGTATGGGACGTTTTTACGTAAACGATTCATGGACATCATTGTTCCTTATATTATATGGTCTCTTTTATACGAGCTGGGGAATCAGCTTGCGCAAGGTGGAGGGTTAATTCACCCGTTAGATTTTGTCCAGAAGCTGTTTAACGGGAAAAGCAGCTATCATCTGTGGTATATCGTTATGATTATTCAATGTTATGTGCTATTTCCCGTGTTTCGTTATGCTGTACGTCGTTTGTCTGCGCTACTGCCTTCAACATGGCGACCCACCGCATTGGCTGGATTCGGCGTACTCTATATTTTGCTTATGTTCGCGGTTGGACCCGTATATCAAGTGATGGATCAGCTCCAGCTTCCCGTCATTTCTTCTTGGTTTACCATATATGCTGACCGGAATGTGATCTATTTTTTCTTTTATTTTATATTAGGAGCGGCAGCCGGGATGAACATCAAGCGTTGGAATGCTTGGGTCATCAAGGCACAGTTGGTATACTGGCCGTTGTTTATCGTGATTACAGGGTACTTGCTGTATGAGATGATTGGTCAGTTTCAGACACCGCGAGGTACGATTCTTTCCTTTAATTACTTGTCTCTGCTACGTCCGGTCATGGCTGTATATTGCATCACGTCTATTTTTGTAGCTTATCGGATAGCAACGTGGATTGCTCACAAGGGAGGGCGTGCGGCGAGGGTGCTAACGGCCATCGGAACATTGTCCTATGGAGCGTATCTGATGCATGCCTTTATGTTGCGCGCAACCTACTATTTTGATAGTGCGTTGTTTGCCGATTGGAGTCACGTTCTTCGTACATTGGCTTCATTCGTTCTTTGTATGATCTTTTCCATTGCTGGAACATGGGTGCTGGCACATTTGCCTTTGGGTAAATGGATTGTGGGGCTTCGGATTCGTCCTCGTCCGGGAGGAAGTCCGCCAGCCATACAAAAGCAAGCTTGA
- a CDS encoding general stress protein gives MANNLNDYNEKKIVGVFDTEQEASRAIGQLQSKGIPSSEISVITRDRDDLRTISEETGTKAPEGVATGAATGGVVGGVAGLLAGIGALAIPGIGPILAAGPIAATLTGAAVGAGAGGLVGGLVGLGIPEDDARQYETYVDQGKILVLVDSADHHRDVYDIFRTNRSLNADRYRTYDDTVADSRTGSYTDTRRNL, from the coding sequence ATGGCTAATAACTTAAACGATTATAATGAAAAGAAAATTGTTGGTGTTTTTGATACCGAGCAGGAAGCATCTCGTGCAATTGGACAATTGCAGAGCAAAGGAATCCCAAGCAGTGAAATTTCTGTGATCACACGTGACCGTGACGACTTAAGGACGATTAGTGAAGAGACAGGCACCAAAGCACCGGAGGGTGTGGCTACAGGAGCGGCTACTGGTGGTGTTGTAGGCGGTGTCGCTGGATTGCTGGCAGGCATTGGTGCCTTGGCGATTCCAGGTATCGGACCTATTCTTGCGGCTGGACCTATCGCGGCTACCCTTACCGGGGCAGCTGTCGGAGCGGGAGCAGGTGGCTTGGTCGGTGGGCTGGTCGGACTAGGTATTCCAGAAGATGATGCTCGTCAATACGAGACATACGTCGATCAGGGCAAGATTTTAGTGCTGGTGGATTCCGCTGATCATCACAGGGATGTTTATGATATTTTCCGCACCAATCGTTCTCTGAATGCGGATCGTTACAGAACATATGATGATACGGTGGCGGATTCGCGGACAGGTTCGTACACAGATACTAGAAGGAACCTGTAA
- the hrpB gene encoding ATP-dependent helicase HrpB — translation MTDKQLPITQVIPELKHALLSHSAAVLIAQPGAGKTTVTPLELLHEPWLAEQKIIMLEPRRLAARAAAAQMARALGESTGKTVGYRVRMDTKVGPSTRIEVVTEGVLTRMLQHDQALEGVGLIIFDEFHERSLHADLGLALALQSQALLRPDLKILIMSATLEAEPVCRLLGDAPLLECPGTVFPVETLHMSKPSSTSLESFAAETVEKAIHAHEGDLLVFLPGAREIHRTERELTSRNLPDYVKIIPLYGSMKLEQQDEAIRPSAPDSRKVVLATSIAESSLTIAGITVVIDSGLSRESVFSARTGMSRLTTVKVSKASADQRRGRAGRLQPGVCYRLWSAQEHAALPDASRPEIAAADLAPLALELAAWGVREPAELGWLDAPPDAAYRQATGLLRQLGCLDAAADGTAGGITAHGREVSALGTHPRLGHMLLRAAALGLAPTASRLAALLQERDPFRAHGGTDLRPRLDALREAAHARSTHSLLGAADDTVIRRIVQESRQLLATLPTTAALQDEPDGSAACGLLLAFAYPDRIAQGRGDGRFLLSGGRGARLRQVEWMSRSSYLVAAEVDDEGADGAIQLAAPIELQELIQHCSDLLMEEANVYWDSSASAVRARKVLRLGSLILKETSYERPPAEEIATALIQGVRERGLKLLSWNRQTLQLQARLIFMHFSAPEDWPDSSESALLDSLESWLLPFAVGAKNLADLQRLDGSELLLGRLNWEQRQQLEQEAPTHIRVPSGSRIPVDYSQPEAPSLAVRLQELFGMKDTPRIGRGRVPIVLHLLSPAQRPVQVTSDLSSFWSEAYFEVKKDLKGRYPKHYWPDDPLEAVATNRAKPKR, via the coding sequence TTGACAGATAAACAATTGCCTATTACGCAAGTCATCCCCGAGCTTAAGCATGCCTTGCTATCCCATTCAGCGGCGGTCCTGATTGCACAGCCGGGAGCGGGGAAAACAACAGTAACACCATTAGAACTGCTGCATGAGCCGTGGCTGGCGGAGCAAAAGATAATTATGCTGGAGCCGCGACGCTTGGCAGCACGTGCGGCAGCAGCGCAAATGGCAAGGGCGCTAGGCGAGTCAACTGGGAAGACCGTAGGTTACCGCGTTCGTATGGATACAAAGGTAGGACCAAGCACGCGGATTGAAGTGGTTACGGAGGGCGTACTGACCCGGATGTTGCAACATGATCAGGCTTTGGAGGGAGTCGGGCTGATTATTTTTGATGAGTTTCACGAACGCAGCTTGCATGCAGACTTGGGCTTGGCACTTGCCCTGCAAAGCCAGGCGCTGCTGCGACCGGATTTGAAAATATTAATCATGTCTGCCACCCTAGAGGCAGAGCCTGTATGCAGACTGCTAGGGGATGCACCCTTACTGGAGTGCCCAGGCACCGTATTTCCGGTAGAAACCTTGCATATGTCCAAGCCTTCGTCAACCTCATTAGAGTCCTTTGCAGCAGAGACGGTAGAGAAGGCGATTCATGCTCATGAAGGCGATCTGCTGGTGTTTTTACCAGGGGCTAGAGAAATTCATAGAACAGAACGAGAGCTGACTTCCAGAAATTTACCAGACTACGTCAAAATCATTCCGCTGTACGGCAGCATGAAGCTGGAGCAGCAAGATGAGGCAATACGCCCGTCGGCTCCGGACAGCCGTAAAGTGGTATTAGCCACCTCGATTGCCGAGTCCAGCTTGACCATCGCGGGGATTACGGTGGTGATCGATAGCGGACTGTCACGCGAATCGGTGTTTTCCGCGCGAACCGGCATGAGCCGTTTGACCACCGTTAAGGTGTCCAAGGCCTCCGCCGATCAGCGGCGCGGGCGGGCGGGCCGTCTCCAGCCGGGCGTGTGCTACCGGCTGTGGAGCGCGCAGGAGCATGCCGCGCTCCCTGATGCCAGCCGCCCGGAAATCGCGGCGGCGGATCTGGCCCCGCTCGCGCTGGAGCTGGCGGCCTGGGGCGTGCGCGAGCCCGCCGAGCTGGGCTGGCTGGATGCCCCGCCTGATGCGGCGTACCGCCAGGCCACAGGTCTGTTGCGCCAGCTTGGATGCCTAGATGCCGCAGCCGATGGTACAGCAGGCGGCATCACCGCGCATGGGCGCGAGGTATCCGCCTTGGGTACGCACCCGCGCTTAGGACACATGCTGCTGCGCGCAGCAGCTCTCGGCCTGGCCCCAACCGCCAGCCGTCTGGCGGCGCTGCTGCAAGAGCGGGACCCGTTCCGTGCTCATGGCGGAACGGATTTGCGCCCGCGGCTGGATGCCTTGCGCGAGGCGGCTCATGCCCGCAGTACGCACAGCCTGCTGGGAGCGGCAGACGATACGGTGATTCGTCGTATCGTGCAGGAGAGTCGGCAGCTGCTAGCCACGCTGCCGACCACAGCCGCATTGCAGGACGAGCCTGACGGCTCCGCGGCCTGCGGGCTACTGCTGGCCTTCGCGTATCCGGATCGGATCGCGCAGGGTCGAGGGGATGGCCGCTTTTTGCTTAGCGGCGGCCGGGGAGCACGACTCCGACAAGTGGAGTGGATGTCGCGTTCGTCCTATCTCGTCGCCGCCGAAGTGGACGACGAGGGAGCAGATGGCGCCATTCAGTTGGCGGCACCGATTGAACTGCAAGAGCTGATCCAGCATTGCAGCGATTTGCTGATGGAAGAAGCCAACGTGTACTGGGATAGCTCCGCTTCAGCCGTGAGAGCCCGCAAGGTACTTCGGCTGGGCTCGCTCATCTTAAAGGAAACATCCTATGAGCGACCTCCGGCTGAGGAAATCGCGACTGCTTTAATACAGGGTGTGCGGGAACGTGGTCTCAAACTGCTGTCCTGGAATCGGCAAACCCTTCAGTTGCAGGCGCGTCTGATTTTTATGCACTTCTCTGCGCCCGAGGATTGGCCTGACAGCTCGGAATCCGCGCTGCTGGATTCACTGGAATCGTGGCTGCTGCCATTTGCAGTTGGTGCCAAAAATTTAGCTGATCTGCAACGACTGGACGGTAGTGAATTGCTGCTTGGCAGATTGAATTGGGAACAGCGACAGCAGCTCGAACAGGAAGCACCGACGCATATACGTGTACCCAGTGGTTCTCGTATTCCTGTCGATTATTCGCAACCGGAGGCACCTTCACTGGCCGTGAGACTACAAGAACTGTTCGGCATGAAGGATACGCCCCGTATTGGACGCGGACGAGTTCCGATTGTGCTGCACCTCCTGTCACCAGCCCAGCGACCTGTGCAAGTGACATCCGACCTGTCCAGCTTCTGGAGCGAGGCATATTTTGAAGTCAAAAAGGACCTAAAAGGAAGATACCCCAAGCATTATTGGCCAGATGATCCACTAGAAGCTGTGGCGACTAACAGAGCAAAGCCCAAGCGATAA
- the gluQRS gene encoding tRNA glutamyl-Q(34) synthetase GluQRS, which translates to MELQTQPIRGRFAPTPSGWIHLGNARTALLSWLHVRSLGGTYILRIEDIDMTRARSALAQGIMEDLRWIGLDWDEGPDIGGPYGPYSQSQRLERFQSALEKLQGQDLLYPCFCSRADIMAAAHAPHGLSGEGPAYSGACRNLSSSEALAKAQHKLPSLRFKVPQHSDTVISFHDQVAGHVSFRASEGGDFIIKRADGMFSYQLAVVIDDADMHMTDVLRGYDLLDSTPRQLLLYQALGLVPPRFAHVPLVLGPDGRRLAKRHGGVALRAMRRQGITPEAVIGWLAYFSGLLDSPEPVKAMDLIDGFHLDKLPREPVILTKQCLTKLSALQR; encoded by the coding sequence ATGGAATTACAAACCCAACCCATTAGAGGACGATTCGCCCCAACACCATCGGGATGGATACACTTAGGAAACGCTCGCACCGCCTTATTATCCTGGCTGCATGTTCGTTCCCTAGGCGGAACCTATATTTTGCGCATAGAAGATATTGATATGACACGAGCTCGCAGCGCATTGGCGCAAGGAATTATGGAGGATTTGCGATGGATCGGGCTGGATTGGGACGAAGGACCCGACATTGGCGGTCCCTATGGTCCTTACAGTCAGAGCCAGCGACTGGAACGCTTCCAATCTGCATTGGAGAAACTCCAGGGGCAAGATTTACTGTATCCTTGTTTTTGCAGTCGGGCAGACATTATGGCTGCCGCCCATGCTCCGCACGGACTGTCGGGTGAAGGACCTGCATATTCAGGGGCATGTCGTAACCTTAGCTCTTCAGAAGCTCTAGCTAAAGCACAGCATAAACTCCCTTCACTTCGTTTTAAAGTACCGCAGCATTCAGATACTGTTATTTCTTTTCATGATCAGGTAGCTGGTCATGTATCCTTCCGTGCGTCGGAGGGGGGCGATTTTATCATCAAACGGGCAGACGGCATGTTTTCCTATCAGCTTGCCGTCGTCATCGATGATGCGGACATGCATATGACCGATGTGCTGCGCGGATATGATCTTCTCGATTCGACTCCCCGTCAGCTATTGTTATACCAAGCACTGGGCTTAGTGCCGCCACGTTTCGCACACGTCCCCCTTGTCCTGGGTCCGGATGGACGTAGACTGGCCAAACGACATGGTGGCGTAGCACTCCGAGCCATGCGTCGGCAAGGAATTACACCGGAAGCCGTCATTGGCTGGCTCGCCTACTTTTCCGGACTGCTGGATTCTCCTGAGCCTGTGAAGGCTATGGATTTAATCGATGGCTTTCATTTGGACAAGCTGCCTCGGGAGCCAGTCATCCTGACCAAGCAATGCCTCACGAAATTATCTGCACTGCAACGGTAA
- a CDS encoding DnaJ family domain-containing protein has product MRMFSRMAERKIAEAMAKGEFDHLPGEGKPLVIEDLSHVPEELRMSYKLLKNAGILPEELQLQKECVQLHDLLHACHEAGEQQRISRRLTEKSLRLRMLLEERGLNMSSVFYEYESAVRQRLEE; this is encoded by the coding sequence ATGAGAATGTTCTCTAGAATGGCAGAGCGGAAGATTGCCGAGGCGATGGCCAAAGGTGAGTTTGATCATTTGCCGGGAGAGGGCAAGCCACTGGTGATTGAGGATTTGTCACATGTTCCAGAAGAGCTGCGGATGTCGTACAAGCTGTTGAAAAATGCAGGTATTTTACCGGAAGAGCTACAGCTGCAAAAGGAATGTGTTCAGCTACATGATTTGCTTCACGCTTGCCATGAGGCAGGAGAGCAACAGCGCATCAGTCGCAGGCTGACTGAGAAATCACTTCGTCTTCGTATGCTGCTGGAGGAAAGAGGGCTGAATATGTCGTCTGTATTTTATGAATATGAGTCTGCTGTGCGTCAGCGACTGGAGGAATAA
- a CDS encoding Rha family transcriptional regulator: MNKRNPVTPFGWKIKQKLVEIQMDQRTFCDTYHIPASRLSNLIHGTRKAKKYRKQVCQLLRIEE, translated from the coding sequence TTGAATAAACGAAATCCTGTAACCCCTTTCGGCTGGAAAATCAAACAAAAGCTAGTTGAAATTCAAATGGATCAGAGAACTTTTTGTGACACCTATCATATTCCTGCTAGCCGCTTGTCCAATCTCATTCACGGAACACGCAAGGCCAAAAAATATAGAAAACAAGTATGTCAGTTGCTTAGAATCGAAGAATAA
- a CDS encoding aspartyl-phosphate phosphatase Spo0E family protein codes for MLMNPGVTLLRVERARKRLYQVQKKYGFLTHPKVIEQSMKLDELLNQYQTCKMKS; via the coding sequence ATGCTGATGAATCCAGGTGTGACTTTACTTCGTGTCGAACGGGCCAGAAAAAGACTGTACCAAGTGCAGAAAAAGTACGGCTTTTTAACGCATCCTAAAGTAATTGAACAATCCATGAAACTGGATGAACTATTGAATCAATACCAAACCTGCAAAATGAAATCTTAG
- a CDS encoding peptidase M56, translating to MIFKNKRRLYKLFAVVFLLLLFLSAILLTNLTHTEEIADPDMNARTVLKAGDTSSFKIDRLNSSFQWFHSLDRAIQFKKFDFKVPDHLPEGYQLEIVDLSTLFSDANQADLLNIVSIMFVSKFGSKNEQFIEMLASKGKENMLEHNLLWGAPNSQKLAQTQFFQQSEVTLGNVKGVLFTKKLGSQHNRKAANSFVWQDNGVSYVINWEKLTQKEIEKVVQSFTFPQQVQRVRYDGEGNSFPLYDETDLLAAKNILGFKVKFPGSLLNTHLTLNDSILLRAEDQNTSYSFRQTADALWNTYRAPYNSTIYDGRMTNFCSIKVKCRFLKRLSSRSFVSWRLVGLKYRLTPTTTTSTLDPSIPATTNQSSKVKPTTFGSKIMFIMLRPS from the coding sequence TTGATCTTCAAAAACAAAAGACGCTTGTACAAGCTATTTGCCGTGGTATTTCTCTTGTTGCTCTTCTTGAGTGCTATCCTGCTCACCAATTTGACGCATACAGAAGAGATCGCCGATCCTGATATGAATGCTCGCACAGTCCTTAAAGCAGGAGACACTTCCTCGTTCAAAATTGACAGGCTGAACAGCTCGTTTCAATGGTTTCATAGTCTGGATCGGGCAATCCAATTTAAAAAATTTGATTTTAAAGTTCCTGATCATCTGCCCGAGGGTTATCAGCTTGAAATTGTAGATTTGAGTACGCTCTTTTCTGATGCCAACCAAGCTGATCTTCTTAATATCGTATCCATAATGTTCGTATCGAAATTTGGCAGCAAAAATGAGCAATTTATAGAGATGCTGGCTTCCAAAGGGAAAGAAAATATGTTGGAACATAATTTACTGTGGGGTGCCCCAAACTCACAAAAGTTAGCACAAACTCAGTTTTTCCAACAAAGTGAGGTTACACTGGGAAATGTAAAAGGCGTGTTATTCACGAAAAAGCTAGGCTCTCAGCATAATCGAAAAGCAGCCAACAGCTTTGTCTGGCAGGATAACGGTGTATCGTATGTAATCAATTGGGAGAAGCTCACGCAAAAAGAAATTGAAAAGGTTGTACAATCCTTCACTTTCCCACAGCAAGTCCAACGTGTTCGTTACGACGGAGAAGGGAATTCATTTCCTCTGTACGATGAGACGGATTTACTTGCAGCGAAGAATATTCTAGGCTTTAAAGTGAAATTTCCGGGCAGCTTGCTGAACACTCACCTTACGCTGAATGACTCGATCTTGTTGAGGGCGGAGGATCAGAATACTAGTTACTCGTTTAGACAAACTGCAGATGCTCTGTGGAACACCTATCGTGCACCGTACAATTCCACAATTTATGATGGCCGAATGACGAACTTTTGTTCTATCAAAGTAAAGTGCCGCTTTTTGAAACGACTAAGCTCTCGTTCATTCGTAAGCTGGAGATTAGTGGGGTTGAAATATCGGCTTACGCCGACAACAACCACGTCTACTTTGGACCCCTCTATTCCAGCAACGACAAATCAAAGCTCAAAAGTCAAACCTACTACTTTTGGAAGCAAAATAATGTTTATTATGCTACGGCCTTCCTAG
- a CDS encoding SDR family oxidoreductase has protein sequence MSYTYAGGARFEGKTALITGAGSGIGKATAIQMAREGANVALFDVSNDRILETEREINAIREGSARAFDVDIADPVRVEKAVLEAVELFGGLHIIFANAGINGVVGPIEELSIEDWRQTLSTNLDGTFLTVKYTIPHLKKNGGGSIIITSSINGNQRFTSFGMSAYSTSKAGQTGFAKMAALELAKFRIRVNVIYPGAISTNIDETTEKSEALKQITIPVQFPEGDQPLADGPGQPEQVADLVTFLASDHSRHITGAQIVIDGAESLLF, from the coding sequence ATGAGCTATACATATGCAGGAGGCGCGCGCTTTGAAGGCAAAACTGCTCTAATTACGGGTGCAGGTTCTGGTATTGGCAAGGCAACGGCCATTCAAATGGCTAGAGAAGGAGCAAATGTCGCTCTTTTTGACGTAAGTAATGATCGCATTTTGGAGACGGAAAGAGAAATTAATGCCATACGTGAAGGGTCAGCCCGGGCTTTTGACGTGGACATTGCCGATCCGGTGCGTGTTGAAAAAGCAGTGTTGGAAGCGGTTGAATTGTTTGGCGGGCTGCATATCATTTTTGCCAATGCGGGGATTAACGGGGTCGTCGGACCAATCGAGGAGCTGAGTATTGAGGATTGGCGGCAAACCTTGTCAACAAATCTGGATGGCACCTTCCTGACGGTGAAGTATACAATACCACATTTGAAAAAGAACGGTGGCGGCAGCATTATCATTACCAGCTCGATTAATGGAAATCAGCGCTTTACCAGCTTTGGGATGTCAGCCTATAGCACATCGAAGGCAGGTCAAACCGGTTTTGCAAAAATGGCAGCCCTAGAGCTGGCCAAGTTCCGTATTCGTGTCAATGTCATTTATCCAGGGGCCATTTCGACAAATATTGATGAAACCACGGAGAAATCAGAAGCGTTAAAGCAGATTACCATCCCTGTGCAATTTCCTGAAGGAGATCAGCCGTTGGCAGATGGACCGGGGCAACCCGAGCAAGTTGCTGATTTGGTGACATTCTTGGCATCTGATCATTCACGTCACATCACTGGCGCACAAATTGTGATTGACGGGGCAGAGTCGTTATTGTTTTAG
- a CDS encoding vWA domain-containing protein: MNYTIQASQRTPALIIYLIDISASMNMLMEGRRRIDVVYEAISLAIRQMVFRSTKGNRLTARYRIAILAYSDDVYDLLNGVKGIDEIAAIGSLPDLTPKRFSDSAKAFLQAERILQAELPGMQDCPAPLVCHMTDGVSTGDDPEPIAKRIMNMSVPDGNVLVENIFLSDRLLETPIQDPRRWKGLTHNTPLQDEHAVKLRNMSSVLPESYREMLFEADYQLGEGAIMMLPGTCAELVSIGFQMSAATPVR; this comes from the coding sequence ATGAATTATACAATACAGGCTTCACAACGTACTCCCGCCCTGATCATTTACCTGATTGACATCAGCGCATCGATGAATATGCTGATGGAAGGGCGGCGGCGTATTGACGTTGTATACGAAGCTATATCACTGGCGATCCGACAGATGGTTTTCCGATCGACCAAGGGAAATCGGTTGACTGCGCGCTATCGGATTGCAATTTTGGCTTATAGTGACGACGTATATGACCTGCTGAATGGTGTCAAGGGAATTGATGAAATCGCGGCTATTGGTTCGTTGCCTGATTTGACACCCAAACGATTCTCAGATTCAGCAAAGGCCTTCTTGCAAGCTGAACGTATTTTGCAGGCGGAATTACCAGGGATGCAGGATTGTCCTGCACCTTTGGTCTGCCATATGACAGATGGTGTTTCCACAGGCGATGATCCGGAACCGATTGCGAAGCGCATTATGAACATGAGTGTACCAGATGGCAATGTACTGGTGGAAAATATATTTTTATCCGACAGGTTGCTGGAAACGCCTATTCAGGACCCCCGTCGCTGGAAAGGTCTGACGCATAATACGCCTTTGCAGGATGAACATGCTGTGAAATTACGTAATATGTCTTCTGTGCTTCCTGAAAGCTATCGGGAAATGCTGTTTGAGGCAGATTATCAGTTAGGTGAAGGAGCCATAATGATGCTGCCTGGAACCTGTGCGGAACTGGTGTCCATTGGTTTTCAAATGTCAGCTGCAACGCCTGTACGGTAA